Part of the Caldanaerobius fijiensis DSM 17918 genome is shown below.
TTTACAGTTTAACTTAATTGATGTGAGATATTCAAAACGTCAAATAACAAACTTATATAATAAATATTTAAATACGTTTAAGCGAGTAATATTAAGGAGCGAGTTTTCGCCAAAACATGTTAAGATATCAGATATAAAAGCGAAAAAAATAGAAGAAGCTCTGCTCCCTGCTTTGCTAAAAGAGTATAATAATCTTATAATCGTATATAGTTTCAGACAATTAATCAATTTTATAAGGAAGTTTGGTGAACTGTCTGAAAATATAGGATTGTGCTTTGAAGTCATTGATGATGAAAGAAAGAATATCCTGCTGGTTAATCCTGATTATACTTTATTGGACTTCAGTAGGTTTCACAATATAATTTTTTTAAATTTACCTGTCGATATAGAAAATTTAAAAGATATAATGAATGTTATGGACTTCAATGTATTTTTTATTGATGACCCTTGTCATGTGCTGTTGTACAGCGAGGATGTTTGTGATATGATACCGACTAGAAGCGATTTTGAGGATGTATATATTTGTATAAAAGAATGTGGTAAAGAGATTTCCAGTAAGAGGTTAATACAAATGTTAAATAAAAACCCTTTAAAAATTGATTTGTGCACGCAGATTTTTAGAGAACTTGGACTAATTAAAGTGACAGAAAAAGACGACGGAATATATTACGCTATAAATCAGGTAGGCAAAGTAAATCTAAATAATTCTCGGCTGTACATGAAATTATTAAAGGTGCGTAATATAGCAAGTGATTTTCTTATGTCGAAAAATATTGTATAATTAGATTGTACTTATTAAAATGTATATATCTAGGAGGGTTTAAATGGATCTAACAACAATAAAAGAAATGATAAGAATTATACCTGATTTTCCTAAAGCGGGGATAAGTTTTAAAGATATCACGACAGTTATAAAAGATGGTGTTGCACTCAAATATATAATAGATGAGATGGCCGAGAGATGTAGTGACAGAAAGATAGATATAATAGCCGGTCCTGAAGCTAGAAGTTTTATCATAGGAGCACCATTAGCTTATCGGCTTGGCGTTGGATTTGTCCCAATACGTAAGCCAGGGAAATTGCCAGCTGAAACAATAAAGAGAGAATATCAATTAGAATATGGTACTGATGCGATGGAATTGCACAAGGATGCCATAAAGCCGGGTCAAAATGTGCTTATAGTGGATGACCTGCTTGCTACAGGGGGGACAATTATTACAGCGGTAAAATTAGTTGAAGAATTAGGTGGAAACGTAACAGGATTGATGTTTTTAATTGAGCTCACAGAGCTGGGAGGTAGAAGGACACTGAGCGATTACGATGTAGTATCGTTAATTCAATATCCATATTGATATGGATAAGCAATGGTAGTCAGGTGATGAATTATGTTAGATGACATAATAAATAAAATTAAGGCATATTCCAGCGATGAAGATGTGAAAATCATTCAGAAAGCCTTTGATTTTGGGGAAAAGGCTCATTCAGGTCAGGTACGAGTGTCAGGAGAGCCATACCTTACACATCCGCTGGCAGTAGCGTTGATCTTGGCTGATTTACAGCTGGATATTAGTACCATTGTTGCAGGTATTTTACATGATGTCATTGAAGATACTCCGTTTACTTACGAAGATATAAAAAATGAGTTTGGCCAAGAAATCGCCGATTTAGTGGATGGTGTAACTAAGCTGAGTAAAATTGAATATAAGACAAAAGAAGAACAACAGGCCGAAAATATGCGTAAGATGCTTATGGCCATGGCTAAAGATATAAGGGTCATACTCATAAAATTAGCGGACAGATTGCACAACATGAGGACTCTTAAATATCTGCCATCTGATAAGCAAGTTGAAAAAGCAAAAGAGACGCTGGAAATATATGCCCCGATAGCCCATCGTCTTGGTATTTCCAAGATACAATGGGAGTTAGAAGATTTATCTCTTCGGTATATTGATCCAGAAGGTTATTATGAACTTGTTGACAAGATTGCACAAAAACGAAAAGAAAGAGAGGCTTTTATTTCAAGTATCATAGAGATATTAAAAGCTAAACTTCAGAGCATTGGCATTGAAGCAGAGATTGATGGAAGGCCCAAACATTTTTATAGCATTTACAAAAAAATGAAGCTTCAAAACAAAACTTTTGAACAGATTTTTGACCTGACTGCCATAAGAGTGATAGTGAACACTGTGAAAGATTGCTATGGGGTATTGGGCATTGTACACACATTATGGAAACCTATACCAGGTAGATTTAAAGATTATATCGCTATGCCCAAGCCTAACATGTATCAATCTTTGCACACCACGGTTATAGGGTTAAAAGGGCAAGTATTTGAAGTCCAGATCAGGACATGGGAGATGCATAGGACAGCGGAATACGGCATTGCAGCTCATTGGAAATATAAAGAGGGAAAAAGCTCTGAAGATGATTTTGATGAAAAATTGACATGGTTGAGACAGTTGCTTGAATGGCAGAGAGAGTTAAAAGATCCCAGGGAGTTTATGGAGGCATTAAAAATAGATCTTTTTACTGATGAGGTATTTGTATTTACGCCTAAGGGCGATGTAATAAATCTTCCTTATGGATCTACTCCTATTGATTTTGCGTACATGATACACACCGATATAGGGCACAGGTGTATTGGTGCAAAGGTCAATGGTAAAATTGTACCCCTGGATACGGTCTTAAAAACAGGAGATATCGTGGAAATAATGGTATCGCCTAATAAAAATCATGGACCCAGTCGGGATTGGCTAAAAATAGTAAAGAGTTCGCAGGCCAAAAATAAGATTAATCAGTGGTTTAAAAAAGAGCAGAGAGAAGAAAACATTGAAAAGGGAAAAGATTTGATAGAAAAAGAGATAAAAAGGCAGGGATTGAGCCAATACGCGATTAAAGATGAGATTTATGATGCTGTTTTAAGAAAACTAAATTTCAAAACCACCGATGAGATGTATGTGGCGGTAGGAGTTGGTTCAATTACACCTGTACAGGTTGTTTTAAAGATAAAGGAAGAGCTTAAAATTGATGGTCAGCAGATTATTACTGAACAAAACATAGAAAACATAGAGGTTAAAAAGAAATTTAGTGAAAAGAAAAATCAGACAGGGGTAAAAGTAAAAGGAATAGATAATATAATGGTAAAGTTCGCAAAATGTTGCAGCCCTATTCCTGGGGATGAAATAATAGGTTATATAACTAGGGGACGCGGTGTAACAATACACCGTAAGGACTGTGTAAATATAACAAATAGTTCTTTGGATAATAATAGGCTTGTAGAGGTTGAATGGGCAATAAATGTAGATAATAGATTTCCAGCTGATATACAAATTATATCTCGCAATAGATATGGTTTGCTTACAGATGTAACTAATATCCTGTCAGAAGCTAAAACCTCTGTAAAAGCGCTGAATGCAAGGGCAAGCAAAGATGATCTCGCATCTATAAGTTTAACGGTAGAGGTGAACACAAAAGAAGATTTAAATAAGCTCATAAATAGAATAAAACTGCTGACAGGTATTATAGATGTTTACCGAATAAACACTGCTTAAATTAAAAGTACAGGAGAGGTGTTAAAATGCTGACAACAGCTCCAAGAGGGACAAAAGACATACTGCCGGACGAAGTATATATATGGCAATATATAGAAAATGTAGCCAGGGAAATAGCGGGTAAATACGGGTATAGGGAGATACGAACACCTACCTTTGAGCACACCGAACTTTTTCAAAGAGGTGTGGGAGATACCACAGATATAGTGCAAAAAGAGATGTACACCTTTGAAGATAAAGGCGGCAGAAGTATTACACTGAGGCCGGAGGGTACGGCATCAGTGGTCAGGGCGTTCATTCAAAACAAACTAACTGAACAACCGCAGCCGACAAAGCTTTATTATATTATTTCTGCGTTCAGATACGAAAGGCCTCAAGCTGGGAGAATGAGGGAATTTCATCAATTTGGGGTAGAGGTTTTCGGCTCCGACGATCCTTCTATTGACGCAGAAGCTATTGATATGGCTATGAGTATTTTAAATAAGGTGGGTTTAAAAGGCCTGAAGCTAAAGATAAATAGTATTGGATGTGCAAAATGCAGGGCTGATTACAATAGAGCCTTAAAAGATTTTTTAAAAGTGCGATTAGACAAGCTGTGTGATAACTGTAAAGTAAGATACGAGAAAAACCCTTTGCGGGTGCTTGATTGTAAAAACCCATCATGCCAGGAACAATTTGAAGGTGTACCTGTTATATTAGATTATTTATGTGATGATTGTAAAAATCATTTTAGTAGGTTGCAAAATAGGTTAGATCTTTTGGATATTAAATATGAGGTTGATCCTTCTATAGTAAGAGGTCTTGATTATTATACGAAGACGGCCTTTGAGATTATTTCTGAAGATATCGGCACACAGAATGCAGTATGCGGCGGCGGAAGATATGACGGGCTTGTAAAAGCATGTGGAGGGCCCGATATGCCAGGAGTAGGCTTTGCCATGGGTTTGGAGCGCCTCATCCTGACTATAAAGGCACAAAATATACAAATACCAAAAGCTAACAATGTTGAGGTATTTATTGTTGCCATAGGTGAACAGGCTGATGATTTTGCGTATAGACTGGCAAAACAGCTAAGGGATAGAGGTATATCCTGTGACAAAGATTATATGGGAAGAAGCATAAAGGCACAGTTAAAATATGCAGATAAAATTAATTCACAATACGTACTTATCATTGGGGACGAAGAAATTAAAAAAGGTTTTGCAATATTAAAGCATATGGTTACAGGCAACCAAAGAGAAGTACCTTTTAATCAATTGGTCGACGTACTTAAAGATGTACTAAAGAACTAAAAGGAGGAACAATAATGGGTGAATTATTAAGCGGTTTAAAGCGGACACATATGTGTGGTTTATTGACAGAGAATGAAGTAGGTCGTGAAGCAGTGGTCATGGGATGGGTTCAGAGGCGAAGGGATTTAGGTGGTTTGATATTTATTGATTTAAGAGATAGGACGGGGATAGTACAGGTAGTTTTTGACCAGTCTTTAGGTGATGTATTTAGAAAAGCCGAGAAGGTTAGAAATGAATATGTACTGGCGGTAATAGGAGATGTGGTAAAAAGGGATGAAGAAACGTACAATCCAAACATATCTACAGGGACGATAGAGATTAGGGCAAAGGATCTAAAAATACTGAGTGTGTCAGATACGCCACCGTTTATGATTGAAGACGATGTCAACGTATCTGAATCCGTCAGACTAAAATATAGGTATCTCGATTTGAGAAGGCCTAAAATGCAAAATTATCTCATAACCAGGAGTAAGGTTGCAAAGATTGTAAGGGATTATTTAATAGATCATGGTTTTTTAGAAATAGAAACGCCTTATCTTACGAAAAGCACTCCTGAAGGAGCAAGGGATTTTCTTGTGCCAAGTAGATTGCAACCGGGTACTTTTTATGCCCTACCTCAGTCACCACAGTTGTTCAAACAGCTTTTAATGATTGCCGGCTATGATAGATATTTTCAGTTAGCTAGATGTTTTAGGGATGAAGATTTAAGGGCGGATAGGCAACCAGATTTCACTCAAATTGATATAGAGATGTCTTTTATAGAAGAGGATGATGTTATTGAGCTAAACGAAGGACTTTTAAAAAAGGTTTTTGGTGATGTTTTAGGTATTGAACTTAAAACGCCTTTTTTGAGGTTGACGTATCAAGAAGCCATGGAAAGATTTGGTAGCGACAAGCCTGATTTGCGATTTGGTATGGAGTTAAAGGATCTTTCAGATATATTAAAGGAGACTAACTTTAATGTATTTAGGTCTGCTTTATCCAAGGGAAGTATTAGAGCAATAAACGCCGAAGGTTGTGGAGAAAAGTTCAGCAGGAGAGAGATTGATGCGTTGGTAGACTTAGCAAAAGACTTTGGAGCTAAAGGCCTTGCATGGATATCAATAGATTCAGATGGTCCTAAATCGCCTATTCTCAAGTTCTTGACAGAAGAAGAAATTAATGGGATAATCAAAAGATTAAATGCAAAACCTGGCGATTTACTCTTGATTGTAGCAGATGAAGATGCTGTTGTTTTCAACGTGCTGGGAAGGCTGAGATTACACCTTGGTAGAAAATTAGGGTTAATGAAAAAAGACGATTATAAGTTTGTATGGGTGGTAGATTTCCCGCTACTAGAGTGGAATGAAGAGGAGCACAGATATACAGCGATGCACCATCCATTTACGGCTCCGAAGGATGAAGATATTCCATTGCTGGATTCACAACCGCAAAAAGTACGTGCAAAAGCTTATGATATTGTACTAAATGGCGTTGAATTAGGGGGAGGAAGTATAAGAATACATTCAACAGATATCCAAGAAAAAATGTTTAAGGTGCTGGGGTTTACTAATGAGTCGGCGTGGGAAAGATTTGGTTTTTTAATGGAAGCATTTAAATATGGTGCACCACCTCATGGAGGGATTGCCTATGGCTTTGATAGGTTGATAATGCTTCTTACAGGTACTGATAATATAAGGGATGTGATTGCATTTCCTAAAACACAGAATGGCTCATGTTTGTTAACAGATGCACCATCCCCTGTAGATCTAAAACAGTTAAGGGAATTACATATTAAGGTGGACATATGAAACAGCATGCATTTTCAAGGACCGAATTATTATTAGGCTCCGAAGCCATGGAAAAATTGTACAGGAGTACTGTAGCAGTTTTTGGTATTGGCGGCGTGGGTTCCTATGTAGTTGAGGCATTAGCGAGATCAGGCGTTGGGAAATTGGTATTAATTGATGACGATGATGTTTGCATTACAAATATAAATAGGCAAATTCACGCCACTACGAAAACCATAGGTCAGCCTAAAGTTCAAGTTATGGCGCAAAGGGTTATGGATATAAACCCGAGGGCTGAGGTGGTGACATTTAAGGAATTTTATCTTCCAGACAACGCAGAGAGAATGATTTCTACAGATTATGATTATGTGGTAGATGCAATCGATACTGTTACGGCAAAGATTGATCTTGTAGTAAGATGTAAAAATTTAGGCATACCGATAATCAGCGCTATGGGGGCCGGAAACAAATTAGATCCCACAAAACTAAAGGTTGCTGATATTTATGAAACTAAAATATGTCCTCTTGCGAAAATTATGAGATATGAACTGAGAAAAAGAAATATTAAATCGTTGAAAGTAGTTTACTCGGAAGAAACACCTATAAAGCCGCGCTTGAGCGAGGTAGCTACATGCAAAAATAACTGCGTATGTCCTGATAAAAGTAAAGGTCGTTGTGCTTTGAGAAGACAGATTCCTGGCAGTGTATCTTTTGTACCGCCTGTCATGGGATTTATAATTGCAGGCGAGGTTATAAAAGATCTAATAGATTACAAAAAACGCGGGGAGATGTTATAAGTGAGTGTATCTTATAGCGAACAAAAAGATGATTTGATAAAGAGATTAAAGAAGATAGAAGGTCAGATAAAAGGCATTCAAAAGATGATTGAAGAAGAAAAATATTGTGTGGATGTGTTGGTACAGATTGCAGCAGTGAGATCAGCTATAAACAAGGTTGGATCGATAATACTTAAAAGTCATGCTATGGGTTGCGTAGTTAACTCCGTTGATGAAAGCGATAGGAAAGAAAAGGTTGATGAGTTAGTAGAAACCTTTATTAAATTCATGAAATAGTATAAAATAACATCGAGGTGTTTAAAATGGTTGTAGAATTGACATCTGATAATTTTGAGCAAGAGGTGTTGAAATCAGATAAGCCTGTGCTGGTCGATTTTTGGGCAGAATGGTGCGGGCCGTGTAGAATGGTGTCACCTATTATAGAAGAACTTTCAGAAGATTATAGTGATAAATTGAAAGTAGGCAAAGTAAATGTAGATGAGCAGGAAGATTTGGCACAGAGATTCAGAATAATGAGCATTCCTACGATTATATTATTTAAAGATGGTCAGGTTTTTGATAAAATAATAGGTGCCAGACCTAAAAAAGATTTCCAGACTTTTATTGAAAGAGCATTATAAATTAAATTATGTAAAATTCACGCATTTTCCTACTGAGATAGCGGGAATGCGTGAATTTTTATTTATCTAGTCTATTTTTGCTTTTTTTCTTGGCCTAATTTTATGATTTTCACAGAAGATGTTACGAGAAGTAATCCTGCTGCTATGGCTAAGGCTATGGTTCCTGTTTCGATGCCGTATTTTAAAGCATCTTTGTATTTTTGCTGCAATATAGATATCATGGTATAATATGAGCCGGCTCCTGGTACTAACATAATAAGTGCAGGTACAATAAACATGGTGACAGGTTTTTTATGGAGCCGTGCATATACCTCACCACATATGCCAATAGTTATTGCTGCTATGAAAGAAGCCAGTGTTTTTGAATCACTTAACTTGTAAAAATATAGGTAGCAAAATAAACCTAATGCACCACTAATACCATTACTAACTAATTCATCCTTTGGGACATTAAACACAACAGCAAATGCTATTGTAGCAAAAAAAGCGTAAACGACCTGTAAAAACATTTATTACCTCCAGAATTTTAAGTAGAGATTTAAAATTGAACCAATGCCCGCAGCTACTGCAATTGCTATTATAAGTGCTTCTTCTGCTCTTGAAGATCCTGATACCAGATCACCTGATATGGTATCTCGAATGGCATTGGTTAAAGCAACCCCTGGCACCATTGTCATGATAGTACCTATTATAACTTTATCTATGTGATCGCCCAATCCTATGTTTACTAGTCCAATGGACATGATGGCTGTGACAAAGCCTCCCAGAATATTTATAAAAAACAAAGAGAGATTATATTTATCTAAAAAAATCAATATGTACTCAACAACAGTGGCAATAACTAATGTGGCCAGTGAATCCATATATGAACCCCCGAAAATCAGCGTAAAAAAAGCTGAGCCTACCCCTCCACAAAGCATCCTCGTTAGCACGTTATATTTTTTCATTGTTTTGATTTTGTCTAAAATTATAAAACCTTCTTCAACGCTAATTTTTCCCTTAGCAAATTGTCGTGAAAAATCATTAATAAGAGATACTTTGTTTAAATCAATGCTCCTGTTTTCAATTCGTTTAATCATAGATAATATTTCACCGTTTGCGTCTTCTACAGATACGAAAATACCTGTTGGCGTTACAAAACTTTCAGCAAATGGTATTCCACCGCTTATACATATCCTTCTTATAGTATCTTCTACCCTATAGGTCTCTGCACCGTACATTAACATCATTTCACCGGCATATACAGCTAATTTTAAAATGTTTTTTGACTTCATTTATCTCACCCGCTGCTGTTTTATTACGATTATATTTTTATAACTGCTGTTTCAGTTATAAGGAATGTACAATAATATTTTACAGTAATTGTTGTCGGGCGACAAGGGGCTATAAAACGGATACAAAATTGGTGCAATCAACTTCCAAGGAAGATATTAGGATACAAGACACCTGAAGAATGTTTTTTAGATGAGGTTAGCAAATTATGGTTTTATTAATTCTTTAGAAAATGTTGCATTTAATATTGCAATTTACGTACAACAAATTGTTTATCCTATTGACATTTATACTATCATAGTGTACTATTTAGTTAGTACACTATGATAGTGATATGGAGGTGGAACATGAAAATTGAGTTTGACGAGAGAACACCCATTTACATCCAGATCATGGATATAATAAAGCGGGATATAGTTACAAAAAAACTAAAGGGAGGAGATAAATTGCCTTCTGTAAGGGAAATGGCCGAAAGCCTTAAGGTAAATCCAAATACTGTTCAAAGAGCTTATCAGGAACTTGAAAGAGAAAATGTCACATATACACAGAGAGGCATGGGAACATTTATAACTGAGAATACCGAAAAACTTGCATCATTAAAAAAAGAAATGGCAAAAGAGATAATTGAATCATTTGTAACAGGTATGAGAAGCTTAGGTTTCAATTCAAATGAAATACTCGAAATTATCAAAGAATATCTTAAAAAGGAGGTCAACTGATGGATCTGATTTTAAAAGCGACAAACCTTACTAAAAACTATTACAGTAAAAAGGCATTAAAAGGAATAAACCTTGAAGTGGAAAAAGGGAAAATACTCGGGCTTTTGGGTCCTAACGGCAGCGGCAAAACTACATTTATGAAGATTGCAGCAGGCATATTGAGACCAACATCTGGTCAAATACTAATTGATGGTCAGAAACCGGGCATTTATACAAAATCAATTGTATCGTACCTGCCTGATGTAAACTACCTTTATAAATGGATGAGGATTAGAGATGCAATAAATTTCTTCAAAGATTTTTATGTTGATTTTGACCTTGAAAAGTCAAAAAGACTGTTGGATTTTATGAAACTTGATGAAAATGATAAAGTAACTTCACTTTCAAAAGGAATGCTTGAAAAATTGCATCTTACACTTGTGCTTTCGAGAAATGCAAAGTTGTATATTTTTGATGAACCCCTTGGCGGTATAGATCCTAATGCGAGAGAAAAGATAATTGACGCAATAATTGATAATATCCGCGAAGATAGTTCAATGATTATATCAACACACCTTGTAAGAGATATTGAAAGGCTTTTTGACGATGTCGCATTTATTTCAGATGGTGAAATTATTTTAAATGGAAATGCCGAAGAATTAAGGACAGAAAGAAATAAATCTATTGATGAAATCTTCAGGGAGGTGTATGCATAATGCTTAAACTAATAAAGTATGAGCTTGCGGGAAGGTATAAATACTATCTTGGATTTTCAATTGCCTTAATTTTATTGAATATATACCTTATAATGAAAAATGATACATGGTCAGATGGCTTACCATTCGTTGTATCTTTTATGGTTGGATTTGCCTGCTTTGTAGCCGTACTTATATCAGGAGTGATGTTGTATCAGAGGGATATGTACGGTGATACAGGCTACCTTTTGTTCACACTGCCACAGAGAGGCTATGCTATAGCTGGTTCAAAGTTAATTATATCAATCATTGAATTTACATTATTTATAACCTTATCTGGAGTAATGGCATTTATAAATCTATTATATATGCATGAAGCTAAAGCACTTATAGATACGATACTCCAGTATAAAATTTCTGTACTGTACACATTTATATTTGCTTTATTGACTTTTATCGCAGTATTAGTGTTGTCATATTTTTCCCTTACAATCAGCAAAATAGCTTTTTACAATAAAAAATATGGGAAAATTTTATCATTAGTAATATTTTTACTTATTTCCTATATAATTACTAAAATCTCTAGTTATCTCATAAATTTATTCCCATATAATTTTAATATCAGTCCATTTTCAGAAATTGCACAAAGAAGTGGCGTCGTTGCTTTATCTTTTACAGTATTACCAATAAATATAGCAAGCACTATTTTCCAAATACTTGTATATATAGGGCTGTTCATTGTAACATCATATCTTATTGATAAAAAGATAGATTTATAAAAAGGAGGCCAAAGCATGATAGAAGTAAACAAGGTTTTTAAATTCTACCAGATGGGAAAAGAACAAGTCGCTGCATTAAACGGAGTTGACCTTAAAATAAGGGACGGAGAGTTTGTGGCAGTTGTTGGCCCATCAGGCTCAGGGAAATCCACATTAATGCATTTGCTTTTCGTTGCAGCAATAGGCGTCATAAACACAATGATAATGTCAATATATGAAAGAACAAGGTCTATTGGTATAATGAAAGCAGTCGGTGCGTCGAAGGATAATATCAAGAATCTCTTCCTGGTAGAATCCGGTTTACTTGGATTTATCGGAGGCATAATGGGGATTTTATTCGGATGGCTTGGTACAAAAATCCTCGGGTTTATATTTAACATCTATATAAAGAGTAAGGGT
Proteins encoded:
- a CDS encoding FtsX-like permease family protein, whose protein sequence is MIEVNKVFKFYQMGKEQVAALNGVDLKIRDGEFVAVVGPSGSGKSTLMHLLFVAAIGVINTMIMSIYERTRSIGIMKAVGASKDNIKNLFLVESGLLGFIGGIMGILFGWLGTKILGFIFNIYIKSKGGTYTEIFYIPLWLVLGSLAFSILVTVIAGLYPATRAAKLDPIEALRYE